CATCCACCGGGCGTGCCCCATCGACGATCAGGCGGCGATGGTTTCCCGGGTGAAGCGTTCCGAGAACGCGGTGATCCTGAAACCCCACATCGTCCGCAAGGAGGACAGCGTCGCCCACGTGCGGGCGATCATGATCCAGAATGGTTTCTCCGGTTTCCCCGTCGTGGACGGTGATGGCCGACTGGAGGGCATGGTCACCGGGCGGGATGTCCGTTATCTGGACCGCCAGGACGTCACCGTGGCGGATGTGATGACCCCGCGCGAGAAGCTGATCACCGCGCCGCCGAGCACCAGTCTGGAGGAAGCCCGCCGCATCCTTTACCAGAACCGAATCGAGAAGCTGCCGCTGGTGGACGCGGACGGCCGTCTGGCCGGACTCATCACCGGCTCCGACATCGAGAAGCGCATCACCTTCACCAACGCCGCGAAGGACTCCAACGGCCAGCTCCGTTGCGGCGCTGCGGTTGGCGTGGGGCCTGACTGCGTGGATCGCGCCAAGGCGCTCATCGAAGCCGGTGCGGATGCCCTTTTCATCGACGCCGCGACCGGCCACACCCGCCACGTGATGGGGGTGATCGAGAAACTGCGCGGCCTTTCCGACCGCCCGGTGGTCGCCGGTAACGTGGTGACGGAGCACGGGGCGAGGGATCTGGTCGCCGCCGGTGCCAGCGCCGTGAAAGTCGGCGTCGGTCCGGGATCCATCTGCACCACGCGGGTCATCGCCGGTGTCGGCATGCCCCAGTTCACCGCCATCCGGAACGTGGCGGACTACTGCCGCGAACACGGCGTGAAAGTCATCGCTGACGGAGGCATCCGCTACTCCGGGGATGTCGTGAAAGCCATCGCCGCAGGTGCTGACCTGGTCATGCTCGGCTCGTTGCTGGCAGGCACCGAGGAAAGCCCCGGCCAGACGGTTCACTCCGGCGGCCGCCGCTTCAAGACCTACCGCGGCATGGGCTCGCTCGGCGCGATGCAAAAAGGCGCGGGTGACCGTTACAGCCAGAACAGCTCCGGCAAGCTCGTCGCGGAAGGCGTCGAGGGCCGCGTGCCCTACAAGGGTGCCCTCTCCGATGTCATTTTCCAGCTCATGGGCGGCCTGAAGTCCGGCATGGGCTACGTCGGTGCCTCGTCCCTCACGGAACTGCGGGAGAAGGCCAACTTCGTCCGCATCACCGCAGGCGGCCTCCGCGAAAGCCACGTGCATGACATCGTCATGACCGAGGAGCCGACCAACTATCAACCGATCAGTTAAGCACTAAATCTTAAGCACTAAATCCGAAACGAAGAGCTCGAAGCCTGTAGTAAAGATCTCCGTTTAGTGCTTGGGATTTAAAATTTAGAATTTTCTCAGCAATGCACGACCAACACCACGTCGCCGTCCTCGATTTCGGCTCCCAGTACACCCAGCTCATCGTCCGCCGCGTGCGGGAACTGGGTTACTTCGCGAAGCTCTATGCGATCGAGGATTTTCCGGACATCGGCCAGCCCGGTGCCATCATCCTTTCCGGCGGGCCGAAGAGCACCAGCGAGGCGGATGCCCCGGACCTGGACTTTGAAAAGCTGATGGAGTTTGGCGTGCCGGTGCTGGGCGTGTGCTACGGCATGCAGCTCCTGAACATCAAGTTCGGCGGCTCGGTCGAGGCGAGTTCACGGCGCGAATACGGCCCTGCGGAACTGCTGGTGGAGGAGTCCACCGGACTGTATGAAGACGTTTCCGCCTCCTCCCAGGTGTGGATGAGCCACTCGGATACGGTGAAGGTCATCCCGGACGGCGCGCGCGTCATCGCCCGCAACCAGCATGGCACGCCGGTTTCCCTCCAGTGGAGCGACATTTGCTTCGGCATCCAGTTCCACCCGGAGGTGACCCACAGCCACCAGGGCCTGAAAATCCTGAAAAACTTCCTCTCCCACGCGAAGGACCTGCTGCCGTTCAAGATCGACGACTTCAAGCGCGAGATGATCGAGAGCATCCGCGCGACCGTCGGCACGAAGCAGATCGTCTGCGGTGTCTCCGGCGGCGTGGACAGTACGGTACTCGCCGTATTGCTGAACGAGGCCGGTGCGAATGTCCGCGCCATCTTCGTGGACCACGGCCTGATGCGGAAGGACGAGGGCGACGAGGTCCGCGCGAATTTCGCCCGCATGGGCGTGCCGATCGAGACGGTGGACTGCGCGGAGCAATTCCTGACCGCGCTGGATGGCGTGGATGACCCGGAACAGAAGCGGAAGATCATCGGCAACCTGTTCATCGACGTCTTCTGGGACTCGGTGGGGGATGCGGAGATGCTCGCCCAGGGCACGCTCTATCCGGACGTGATTGAGAGCGCGTCGAACGCGAAGTCGAAGGCATCCAAAATCAAGACCCACCACAACCGCGTGGACCGCATCCTGGAACTGCAGGCGCAGGGCAAGGTGCTGGAGCCGCTGGCGGAACTTTTCAAGGACGAGGTGCGGGAACTCGGCCTCGCGTTGGGTATTCCCGCGGACATCCTCAACCGCCATCCATTCCCCGGTCCCGGCCTCGCCGTGCGCTGCCCGGGCGTGGTGAATGAGGAGCGCCTGCGCATCATCCGCGACTGCGACGCCATCTTCATCGGCAAGCTCAAGGAGCACGGTTGGTATGACCGCGTGTGGCAGGCCTACGCCGGTCTGGTGCCGGTGAAGACCGTGGG
The sequence above is drawn from the Akkermansiaceae bacterium genome and encodes:
- the guaB gene encoding IMP dehydrogenase → MAEISLGLSFDDVLLVPAYSAVLPGEADLSTHVTAGIQLNIPVVSAAMDTVSEHDLAISLAREGGIGVIHRACPIDDQAAMVSRVKRSENAVILKPHIVRKEDSVAHVRAIMIQNGFSGFPVVDGDGRLEGMVTGRDVRYLDRQDVTVADVMTPREKLITAPPSTSLEEARRILYQNRIEKLPLVDADGRLAGLITGSDIEKRITFTNAAKDSNGQLRCGAAVGVGPDCVDRAKALIEAGADALFIDAATGHTRHVMGVIEKLRGLSDRPVVAGNVVTEHGARDLVAAGASAVKVGVGPGSICTTRVIAGVGMPQFTAIRNVADYCREHGVKVIADGGIRYSGDVVKAIAAGADLVMLGSLLAGTEESPGQTVHSGGRRFKTYRGMGSLGAMQKGAGDRYSQNSSGKLVAEGVEGRVPYKGALSDVIFQLMGGLKSGMGYVGASSLTELREKANFVRITAGGLRESHVHDIVMTEEPTNYQPIS
- the guaA gene encoding glutamine-hydrolyzing GMP synthase; its protein translation is MHDQHHVAVLDFGSQYTQLIVRRVRELGYFAKLYAIEDFPDIGQPGAIILSGGPKSTSEADAPDLDFEKLMEFGVPVLGVCYGMQLLNIKFGGSVEASSRREYGPAELLVEESTGLYEDVSASSQVWMSHSDTVKVIPDGARVIARNQHGTPVSLQWSDICFGIQFHPEVTHSHQGLKILKNFLSHAKDLLPFKIDDFKREMIESIRATVGTKQIVCGVSGGVDSTVLAVLLNEAGANVRAIFVDHGLMRKDEGDEVRANFARMGVPIETVDCAEQFLTALDGVDDPEQKRKIIGNLFIDVFWDSVGDAEMLAQGTLYPDVIESASNAKSKASKIKTHHNRVDRILELQAQGKVLEPLAELFKDEVRELGLALGIPADILNRHPFPGPGLAVRCPGVVNEERLRIIRDCDAIFIGKLKEHGWYDRVWQAYAGLVPVKTVGVKGDERSYEWAISLRAVVSEDAMTADWVELPYQLLRETSHRILNEVKGINRVLYDVSTKPPASIEWE